The following are from one region of the Pseudomonadota bacterium genome:
- a CDS encoding succinate dehydrogenase assembly factor 2: MTSKLVRPRLKGLIYRCQHRGVKELDLLLGGFAQKYLSDFTDSQLVLFENLLDCPENDLLDWVTGVAPAPEEYATNVLEKIRTFVLTLYEE; this comes from the coding sequence TTGACATCCAAGCTTGTTCGACCACGTCTCAAGGGGCTCATTTACCGTTGCCAGCACAGAGGAGTAAAAGAGCTTGATCTCTTGCTTGGTGGTTTTGCTCAAAAGTATTTGTCTGATTTTACAGACTCTCAGCTCGTTTTATTTGAAAATCTACTTGATTGCCCGGAAAATGATTTATTGGATTGGGTGACAGGAGTTGCTCCTGCACCCGAAGAATACGCGACAAATGTTCTTGAGAAAATTCGCACCTTTGTGCTGACCTTGTATGAGGAGTGA
- a CDS encoding acyltransferase family protein, translating into MPIPENQRLHFIDHLRAFMFLLMAFDHSLHAYAYYWGRFWFFRDHDRSIGFDVLYLQNQSIIMPMLFFIFGMFVLPSLARRGAWGYVKERFIRLGIPYIIGIPLMIPLLSYPKYHDFVNSDVGYFEFWLGSDFQFWNSIFFTERLQGGGPFWVLYAMALYSAVLIIACKLLPWVFRSLVNFIKWTIENPVLGFVIWGSFSAVLLGVSDLIWGAPWWIGFWRIFHLQASRFLLVLAYFFLGAAVYQSGILTNQDLMQRFSNQWAKLSILTAVLGVAYVWYSLAYFYDGAYGDEFHTLLREKGWLATGLWELVVTEAPGVLVRTTLHGFFCLSQMLLLLAVFYKFVSKPTRLWTFLAANCYGFFLFHEAVVIWCQYGLNATELPIVFKFSLTAFVGIVFTFLFNDKILLRIPIVRRVLSPEYRV; encoded by the coding sequence ATGCCTATACCTGAAAATCAACGTCTTCATTTTATTGACCACCTGCGTGCCTTTATGTTTTTGTTGATGGCCTTTGACCATTCACTACACGCTTATGCTTATTATTGGGGACGGTTTTGGTTTTTTAGAGACCATGATCGAAGCATCGGTTTTGATGTGCTTTATCTGCAAAACCAAAGCATCATAATGCCAATGTTATTTTTTATCTTTGGGATGTTTGTGCTGCCTTCACTTGCACGCAGAGGTGCTTGGGGATATGTCAAAGAGCGATTTATTCGCCTTGGAATTCCTTATATCATTGGTATCCCGCTGATGATCCCTCTGCTTTCCTATCCGAAGTATCATGACTTTGTAAATTCAGATGTCGGCTATTTTGAGTTTTGGTTAGGGTCGGATTTTCAGTTCTGGAACAGTATTTTCTTCACCGAACGATTGCAAGGAGGAGGGCCATTTTGGGTGCTGTATGCCATGGCGCTTTACAGTGCAGTCTTAATAATTGCTTGTAAGTTATTGCCTTGGGTGTTTCGATCCCTAGTGAATTTTATCAAGTGGACAATAGAAAATCCTGTGCTTGGTTTTGTGATCTGGGGTAGTTTCAGTGCCGTATTGCTTGGTGTTTCCGATCTTATTTGGGGAGCACCTTGGTGGATTGGCTTTTGGAGAATATTTCATCTGCAAGCCTCTCGCTTTTTATTGGTGCTTGCTTATTTCTTCCTTGGGGCTGCTGTGTATCAATCTGGAATTTTAACCAATCAGGACCTGATGCAGCGGTTTTCTAATCAGTGGGCAAAACTCAGTATTCTCACTGCTGTTTTAGGAGTGGCTTATGTTTGGTATTCATTGGCTTATTTTTACGATGGGGCATATGGTGATGAATTCCACACGCTTTTGCGTGAAAAGGGTTGGTTAGCAACTGGCTTGTGGGAGCTGGTGGTTACAGAAGCACCAGGTGTTCTGGTGCGAACGACGTTGCACGGATTCTTCTGTCTGTCACAAATGCTGCTTTTGCTTGCTGTATTTTATAAATTTGTCTCAAAACCTACACGATTGTGGACTTTTTTGGCGGCCAATTGCTACGGTTTTTTCTTGTTTCACGAAGCGGTTGTTATTTGGTGTCAGTACGGGTTAAATGCAACAGAATTACCTATTGTGTTCAAATTCTCGCTTACCGCTTTTGTGGGAATTGTC